The DNA segment CTCCAGCCGGCAGACTACGCGCCGGGCAATTAAGCCGGCTATCTGTTTGAATATAAGCTTATGTCCGCCTTCCGCAGTCATACCGATTTCGGTCTGCTCGTTTAGATCCGAGGCTTTATCGGCATAGGCCACAAAGAATTTCCCCGGATTGTACTTCACGAAATCCACCACTCCCGTTGCCGGGACACGGTTGACGTGAACATCGAAAACCGACAGAAAGATCGAAACCTTAATAGCCGGCCCACCGATAAACTCATGATTTTGCAGCGTATCAACGCCGATCACTTTGCCGTCCGCCGGAGCCACCAGCACACGTTCCTGCTCCACCGGCTTGCGCACCGGGTCCCGGAAGAAAAACACCGTGAACATCGTCAGCAGGGCAAACAGCGCGCTGATCGCAAACAGTACTTTGCTGTCCCAGCGCGATGCCGCCAGGATAAAACCGATCGTGATTACGACAGCCGTGAGTATGAGGTAAAGCCCTTCGCGTGCTATCATTTTCCGAATACCCGTTTAAAAATCTTACCGACATTCCTGGTATAATAACTCAAATCGAAACAGGAATCGATTTCGGCCTCCGACAAAAAGCCTCTGATCTCGGCATCTTTCTTGACCAGATCCCTGAACATCCCCTTTCCGGAATGCGCGGCCATCGCGCTTCGCTGAACCATACGATAAGCTTTATCTCGCGAACCGACCGGACCGGTCAATTTCAGAAGAAGACGTTGTGAAAATACCACGCCCCCTTCAAAAAATATGTTTTCAATCATCCGTTTTTCGTTTACGACCAGTCCCTTGAGAAGTTCGTTAAATTTCTGCAGGCCATAGTCGATTATAATTGTTGCGTCGGGAATGATCACCCGCTCCACCGACGAATGCGCGATATCACGCTCGTGCCAGAGCGGGACATTTTCCATCGCCGACACGGCATAACCGCGAAGCATCCGGGCAATCCCGGTGATACGCTCGGCCGTAATCGGATTCTTCTTGTGCGGCATGGCCGAGGAACCCTTTTGACCTTTAGTGAAGCCTTCCGCCATCTCGCCTATT comes from the Candidatus Zixiibacteriota bacterium genome and includes:
- a CDS encoding phosphatidylserine decarboxylase family protein, coding for MIAREGLYLILTAVVITIGFILAASRWDSKVLFAISALFALLTMFTVFFFRDPVRKPVEQERVLVAPADGKVIGVDTLQNHEFIGGPAIKVSIFLSVFDVHVNRVPATGVVDFVKYNPGKFFVAYADKASDLNEQTEIGMTAEGGHKLIFKQIAGLIARRVVCRLEQGSRVTAGERFGMIKFGSRAELVVSAGSQIEVKVGDHVAGGTSVIGYLPEKTAKSGEESSARGSNVQI